The Danio aesculapii chromosome 8, fDanAes4.1, whole genome shotgun sequence genome window below encodes:
- the si:dkey-70p6.1 gene encoding uncharacterized protein si:dkey-70p6.1 isoform X1, which produces MASMQDGVNFSAHPYGKVLLLGAIAAASAFVVTILIVVLCVGCQRKGKTHNGPGEERKHRLMDMSILRQSKLRSISKSDTKLHEMNRLNCNGKKSSKKNRPASMDLLLLSSRRSNSDLRSQGRQLPQIPSGEDGEHTYAEVGRRASPTRGSEDARYGVAGRAGETDTPAPPAVPANTPAPPDPDGDCLEGGIPESETLTQVVNTPPQPQETVEYACIRKVRKVDKAAQKRDNGTETEEGLGQQQQRHSSGDIRHAPPTHQAPPPTHPHSQKIPRKNMETFNLPSFPKEAVFMGNGEQYIWKPPEDDDVIFQHKQMGILGSHAGETMAASAAGITEMYSKVCKPGKKKRGVPGSPTATRDISGYRTLARGDRGERDGGFSVVVKPQTWAPQEGKSSRAPPGCMEDHCYEAISTEETDLAYETMEGGGGWRRDRPPPNASATLRPKRKRPQQPLQQPPPPPPPPQQTPKLQHLPAKAMLIPGESLYESIPDLKQSSATSSTTTIFTFNDGMEMYVTGL; this is translated from the exons GAAGGGGAAGACACACAATGGCCCTGGAGAGGAGAGGAAGCACAGGCTCATGGACATG AGTATACTGCGGCAGTCCAAGCTGCGCTCCATCAGTAAGTCAGACACCAAGCTTCATGAGATGAACAGACTCAACTGCAATGGCAAGA AATCTTCTAAGAAGAACCGTCCTGCCAGCATGGATCTGCTTCTACTCTCTAGCCGTCGCTCAAACTCTGACCTGCGTTCTCAAGGCCGCCAGCTGCCTCAGATCCCTTCTGGTGAGGACGGGGAACACACATATGCCGAGGTGGGCCGGCGCGCCTCTCCCACTCGTGGTTCTGAAGATGCACGCTATGGTGTCGCTGGGCGAGCTGGAGAGACGGACACACCTGCCCCACCGGCAGTCCCTGCTAATACTCCAGCTCCCCCTGATCCTGATGGGGACTGCTTGGAGGGTGGGATTCCAGAGTCAGAAACCCTCACCCAAGTGGTTAACACACCCCCTCAACCACAAGAGACAGTGGAGTACGCCTGCATCAGAAAGGTCCGGAAAGTGGACAAAGCAGCCCAGAAGAGGGACAATGGGACAGAGACTGAGGAGGGACtaggacaacaacaacaaagacacAGTAGTGGGGACATTAGGCACGCCCCACCCACTCACCAAGCCCCACCTCCAACACACCCTCACAGTCAGAAGATTCCAAGGAAAAACATGGAGACCTTCAACCTTCCATCATTCCCGAAG GAGGCAGTGTTTATGGGAAATGGAGAGCAGTACATATGGAAACCTCCAGAAGATGATGATGTCATCTTCCAGCACAAGCAGATGGGTATTCTGGGCTCTCACGCGGGAGAGACTATGGCAGCATCTGCAGCAGGG ATCACAGAGATGTACTCGAAAGTCTGCAAACCGGGCAAAAAGAAGCGAGGCGTGCCCGGATCGCCCACCGCCACAAGGGACATCAGCGGCTATAGGACCTTGGCTCGGGGTGACCGTGGTGAGCGTGACGGGGGTTTCAGTGTGGTAGTCAAACCCCAAACGTGGGCCCCGCAGGAGGGAAAAAGCTCAAGAGCGCCACCAGGCTGCATGGAGGACCACTGCTATGAAGCCATCAGCACTGAGGAAACAGACCTGGCTTACGAGACCATGGAGGGTGGGGGAGGCTGGAGGCGTGACAGGCCTCCACCAAATGCCAGTGCCACCTTACGACCTAAGCGGAAACGGCCCCAGCAGCCTTTGCAACAACCGCCCCCACCACCTCCACCCCCCCAGCAGACCCCCAAACTGCAGCATCTCCCAGCTAAAGCAATGCTTATTCCTGGGGAGAGCCTGTACGAGAGCATCCCTGACCTGAAGCAGAGCTCGGCCACCTCCAGCACAACCACCATCTTTACTTTCAATGACGGCATGGAGATGTATGTCACTGGGCTGTAG
- the si:dkey-70p6.1 gene encoding uncharacterized protein si:dkey-70p6.1 isoform X2, which yields MASMQDGVNFSAHPYGKVLLLGAIAAASAFVVTILIVVLCVGCQRKGKTHNGPGEERKHRLMDMSILRQSKLRSIKSSKKNRPASMDLLLLSSRRSNSDLRSQGRQLPQIPSGEDGEHTYAEVGRRASPTRGSEDARYGVAGRAGETDTPAPPAVPANTPAPPDPDGDCLEGGIPESETLTQVVNTPPQPQETVEYACIRKVRKVDKAAQKRDNGTETEEGLGQQQQRHSSGDIRHAPPTHQAPPPTHPHSQKIPRKNMETFNLPSFPKEAVFMGNGEQYIWKPPEDDDVIFQHKQMGILGSHAGETMAASAAGITEMYSKVCKPGKKKRGVPGSPTATRDISGYRTLARGDRGERDGGFSVVVKPQTWAPQEGKSSRAPPGCMEDHCYEAISTEETDLAYETMEGGGGWRRDRPPPNASATLRPKRKRPQQPLQQPPPPPPPPQQTPKLQHLPAKAMLIPGESLYESIPDLKQSSATSSTTTIFTFNDGMEMYVTGL from the exons GAAGGGGAAGACACACAATGGCCCTGGAGAGGAGAGGAAGCACAGGCTCATGGACATG AGTATACTGCGGCAGTCCAAGCTGCGCTCCATCA AATCTTCTAAGAAGAACCGTCCTGCCAGCATGGATCTGCTTCTACTCTCTAGCCGTCGCTCAAACTCTGACCTGCGTTCTCAAGGCCGCCAGCTGCCTCAGATCCCTTCTGGTGAGGACGGGGAACACACATATGCCGAGGTGGGCCGGCGCGCCTCTCCCACTCGTGGTTCTGAAGATGCACGCTATGGTGTCGCTGGGCGAGCTGGAGAGACGGACACACCTGCCCCACCGGCAGTCCCTGCTAATACTCCAGCTCCCCCTGATCCTGATGGGGACTGCTTGGAGGGTGGGATTCCAGAGTCAGAAACCCTCACCCAAGTGGTTAACACACCCCCTCAACCACAAGAGACAGTGGAGTACGCCTGCATCAGAAAGGTCCGGAAAGTGGACAAAGCAGCCCAGAAGAGGGACAATGGGACAGAGACTGAGGAGGGACtaggacaacaacaacaaagacacAGTAGTGGGGACATTAGGCACGCCCCACCCACTCACCAAGCCCCACCTCCAACACACCCTCACAGTCAGAAGATTCCAAGGAAAAACATGGAGACCTTCAACCTTCCATCATTCCCGAAG GAGGCAGTGTTTATGGGAAATGGAGAGCAGTACATATGGAAACCTCCAGAAGATGATGATGTCATCTTCCAGCACAAGCAGATGGGTATTCTGGGCTCTCACGCGGGAGAGACTATGGCAGCATCTGCAGCAGGG ATCACAGAGATGTACTCGAAAGTCTGCAAACCGGGCAAAAAGAAGCGAGGCGTGCCCGGATCGCCCACCGCCACAAGGGACATCAGCGGCTATAGGACCTTGGCTCGGGGTGACCGTGGTGAGCGTGACGGGGGTTTCAGTGTGGTAGTCAAACCCCAAACGTGGGCCCCGCAGGAGGGAAAAAGCTCAAGAGCGCCACCAGGCTGCATGGAGGACCACTGCTATGAAGCCATCAGCACTGAGGAAACAGACCTGGCTTACGAGACCATGGAGGGTGGGGGAGGCTGGAGGCGTGACAGGCCTCCACCAAATGCCAGTGCCACCTTACGACCTAAGCGGAAACGGCCCCAGCAGCCTTTGCAACAACCGCCCCCACCACCTCCACCCCCCCAGCAGACCCCCAAACTGCAGCATCTCCCAGCTAAAGCAATGCTTATTCCTGGGGAGAGCCTGTACGAGAGCATCCCTGACCTGAAGCAGAGCTCGGCCACCTCCAGCACAACCACCATCTTTACTTTCAATGACGGCATGGAGATGTATGTCACTGGGCTGTAG